A genomic stretch from Acidobacteriota bacterium includes:
- a CDS encoding DUF4384 domain-containing protein, which yields MSRRIFIYLCLFTAVLVGTLRVLAAPQQGRGLEPLPVQSKEFVTVLLKQGTTFIPVSRDYPFRQGDQIKFKIQSKLNGFVSILNITPAGQARLLSDQNQLSIPVFSDQSCEIPAGQQSFRFDGERGIELIRFYVSTEPIPNLNTWIENLNPLQTDSQPMIAYGPTSRSVTFQPKPAKTPPPSTSTVTSNTSPAQLRMVNRAQPQVEVIELQLKHVSR from the coding sequence ATGTCGCGCCGAATTTTTATTTACCTGTGCCTCTTCACTGCTGTTTTGGTCGGAACGCTTCGAGTCCTGGCCGCCCCGCAACAAGGGCGAGGTCTTGAACCATTACCCGTTCAATCAAAAGAGTTTGTCACTGTTTTGCTCAAACAAGGAACAACCTTTATTCCTGTTTCCCGGGACTATCCGTTTCGTCAGGGAGATCAAATTAAATTCAAAATTCAATCAAAATTGAATGGATTTGTATCTATTTTGAATATCACCCCGGCAGGCCAGGCTCGACTTTTATCGGATCAGAATCAACTCTCGATTCCTGTCTTTTCCGATCAAAGTTGTGAAATCCCGGCTGGCCAGCAGTCGTTTCGATTTGATGGGGAACGTGGGATTGAATTGATCCGCTTTTATGTCAGCACCGAGCCAATCCCAAATCTGAACACCTGGATTGAGAACCTCAACCCGCTTCAGACAGATTCCCAGCCAATGATTGCCTATGGACCGACTTCGCGGAGTGTAACGTTTCAACCAAAACCAGCCAAAACACCGCCTCCGTCAACCAGTACCGTCACTTCAAATACCAGTCCGGCTCAACTTCGGATGGTCAACCGGGCCCAGCCTCAGGTTGAAGTTATTGAACTCCAGCTCAAGCACGTGAGTCGGTAA
- a CDS encoding FHA domain-containing protein, with protein MAKLIVYGIQPQPMVIPIRGHFTIGRDRSCTLRLEDSCISRFQAIIETRCGETVIRDGGSRNGTRLNGQPIQLEQRLSDGDEIIFGGGIRATFTHSILPHNSPSQPKPVHLKTEATSSLVSRPNQTMSPSGVSDSPPPVAKIWLAGFVILLCLTTVPVLWFVSQLPQNPLHLDGNQPPLSPKSPAPPVLPTAVKEISQPALPSPTPSSESAAYPDLQQQLESLSTLVTRSHQTTFSPELIAQVQTCIPEMTASPFQPREDEKQLVRTVFSNRGIQPLVGGFLLASLQTTSATSGQSRWNLPQELLRSYTAGASQISETEIAALYIRDVCVVFDTRDIWLALACYGQPLQRVATIRAVLEAKDPDHRLRTDLWKCYQTGILGQQEWHQLCRILAASVVAEHPEAYGLAGTPLSAQF; from the coding sequence ATGGCGAAACTCATTGTTTATGGAATTCAACCCCAGCCGATGGTGATCCCGATTCGGGGACATTTCACCATTGGCCGGGATCGTAGTTGCACCTTGCGGCTTGAAGATTCCTGCATTTCGCGATTTCAAGCCATCATTGAAACCAGGTGTGGTGAAACGGTGATTCGAGATGGTGGGAGTCGGAATGGAACCCGGTTAAATGGTCAGCCCATTCAACTTGAACAGAGATTATCAGACGGAGACGAGATTATTTTTGGGGGTGGAATTCGTGCCACGTTCACTCATTCGATACTACCTCACAATTCTCCGTCTCAACCGAAGCCAGTTCACTTGAAAACCGAGGCCACATCTTCGCTGGTTTCAAGGCCAAACCAAACAATGAGTCCGTCAGGGGTATCGGATTCCCCACCACCGGTTGCGAAAATCTGGCTGGCTGGATTTGTCATCCTGCTCTGCCTGACGACCGTGCCTGTTCTCTGGTTTGTTTCCCAATTGCCACAAAATCCCCTCCACCTGGACGGCAATCAACCACCTCTTTCACCCAAATCACCAGCTCCCCCCGTGCTCCCAACCGCAGTGAAGGAGATTTCGCAGCCAGCGCTGCCTTCACCGACACCCTCTTCAGAATCAGCCGCTTATCCTGATTTGCAGCAGCAGCTTGAATCGCTTTCAACGCTCGTCACCCGCTCTCACCAAACCACCTTTTCGCCTGAACTGATCGCACAGGTACAAACCTGTATCCCAGAAATGACAGCTTCTCCTTTCCAACCCAGAGAGGACGAAAAACAACTGGTCCGGACTGTGTTTTCAAATCGTGGAATTCAGCCGCTGGTAGGCGGTTTTCTGCTTGCCTCACTCCAAACCACATCAGCCACTTCCGGTCAATCCCGATGGAATCTCCCTCAAGAACTCCTTCGGTCATACACGGCAGGGGCTTCACAAATTTCTGAAACAGAAATTGCAGCCCTTTATATTCGGGATGTGTGTGTCGTTTTTGATACCAGGGATATTTGGCTGGCTTTGGCCTGCTATGGTCAACCACTCCAACGCGTGGCCACTATCCGTGCGGTGTTAGAGGCGAAAGATCCTGACCATCGGCTTCGAACTGATTTATGGAAGTGTTATCAGACTGGTATTCTGGGCCAGCAGGAGTGGCATCAACTCTGCCGGATTCTGGCTGCCAGCGTCGTGGCCGAACATCCCGAGGCTTATGGCCTTGCTGGAACCCCCTTATCGGCTCAATTCTAG
- a CDS encoding ankyrin repeat domain-containing protein translates to MLESVILEATQLGDVAKVRELLQNNPNLVNAKGELGETPLHWAWNREISETTKSNVLTSDDDDAATKYREIASLLIQMGADVNACDEFGKTPLHYSAWKREIAELLITHGADINARDRDGNTALHITAWDNWNDQKTIPELLIKKGADVNVRNLKGSTPLHSAAYWDYRNLVELLITSGADPNVRDNDGDTPLHLVSYNGHYAVAQYLVSRGANVNIKNKDGNTPLHWVARGRRKNIADLLISQGADVNAHNLEGRIPLHEAARFGRSGSLVSVFLHRGARVNEPDNYGNTPLFFAAGCGFRDVVELLIIHGADVMAHDEDEETPLHWAAMSGQVEIAEYLFVNGAELTAKNQEGKTPIDVAPNDRIRDVLLGLLRKY, encoded by the coding sequence ATGTTGGAAAGCGTGATTTTAGAGGCGACTCAGTTAGGTGATGTAGCAAAAGTTCGTGAGTTACTGCAAAACAATCCCAATCTTGTCAATGCCAAAGGGGAGCTTGGCGAAACACCGCTTCACTGGGCCTGGAATCGTGAAATTTCAGAAACGACAAAATCAAATGTGCTCACGTCCGATGACGATGATGCGGCCACCAAATACCGTGAAATCGCCAGCCTGCTGATTCAAATGGGAGCGGATGTGAATGCCTGTGATGAATTCGGAAAGACACCGCTTCATTATTCAGCCTGGAAACGTGAAATCGCTGAACTGCTGATCACCCATGGAGCTGATATCAATGCCCGGGATAGGGATGGAAACACCGCACTTCATATCACTGCCTGGGACAACTGGAACGATCAAAAAACAATCCCCGAGTTACTGATAAAGAAAGGGGCGGATGTCAATGTTCGCAATCTGAAGGGGAGCACGCCATTGCATTCGGCTGCCTATTGGGATTACCGCAACCTGGTCGAATTATTGATTACCAGCGGTGCCGATCCCAATGTCCGGGATAATGATGGGGACACACCGCTGCACCTGGTTTCCTACAATGGGCATTATGCGGTGGCCCAGTATCTGGTTTCACGCGGTGCCAACGTCAACATCAAAAATAAGGACGGAAATACGCCATTGCACTGGGTGGCACGCGGAAGACGAAAGAATATTGCCGATTTGTTGATTTCGCAGGGGGCTGATGTGAATGCCCACAACCTGGAAGGTCGCATCCCCTTGCACGAAGCCGCCAGATTTGGACGAAGTGGGTCACTGGTCAGTGTTTTTCTGCATCGAGGGGCGCGGGTGAATGAGCCTGACAACTATGGAAACACACCGCTCTTTTTTGCGGCTGGATGCGGTTTTCGGGACGTCGTCGAACTCCTCATTATCCATGGTGCGGATGTTATGGCCCATGATGAGGATGAAGAAACTCCACTTCATTGGGCCGCCATGAGCGGGCAGGTTGAGATTGCCGAATATTTGTTTGTCAATGGGGCGGAATTGACAGCCAAGAACCAGGAAGGAAAAACCCCAATTGATGTGGCGCCCAATGACCGCATTCGGGATGTTCTGTTGGGGTTACTGCGAAAGTACTGA
- a CDS encoding ATP-binding cassette domain-containing protein, with protein MNDSVWLENLHKSFVLAKGWAFRRTYTEILAVDHISLAVPEGQSVAFIGPNGAGKSTTIKMLTGILRPTSGTARVLGVVPWEQRRTLAFQIGVVFGQRSQLWYHLPPSHTLDLLAKIYNLTPTEYQARRTMLIDRFGLGPFLDTPVRKLSLGQRMRAEVAASLLHQPKVLFLDEPTIGLDVIARQELRDVIREWNQKEGVTVFLTSHDAGDIEQVAKRVIIINHGRVVLDDKVSSMRRQYLGAKILDVKYHEPPQPFSLPGVTKLKSSGYALKLEIDTQLISIEQVMNEVLKAGSVADIAIEDPPLEEVIAHIYNQK; from the coding sequence ATGAACGACAGTGTTTGGCTAGAAAATTTGCATAAATCATTTGTTTTGGCAAAAGGGTGGGCTTTTCGCCGAACGTACACCGAGATCCTGGCCGTTGATCACATCAGCCTTGCCGTTCCGGAAGGCCAATCAGTGGCGTTTATCGGCCCGAATGGCGCTGGAAAATCAACCACCATCAAGATGTTGACCGGAATTTTGCGTCCCACTTCAGGAACCGCCCGGGTGTTGGGAGTTGTTCCCTGGGAACAGCGCCGAACGCTGGCCTTTCAGATTGGCGTGGTTTTTGGGCAGCGATCCCAGCTCTGGTATCACCTGCCCCCCTCGCACACGCTTGACCTGCTCGCCAAAATTTACAACCTGACGCCGACTGAGTATCAGGCCCGCCGAACCATGCTGATAGACCGGTTTGGACTGGGTCCATTTTTAGACACTCCGGTTCGAAAGCTGTCACTTGGCCAGCGGATGCGGGCCGAGGTCGCCGCCAGTTTATTGCATCAACCAAAAGTCCTGTTCCTTGACGAGCCTACGATTGGCCTCGATGTCATTGCACGACAGGAGTTGCGGGATGTCATTCGCGAATGGAACCAAAAAGAAGGCGTCACCGTGTTTCTCACCAGTCACGATGCTGGAGATATCGAACAGGTCGCCAAACGGGTCATTATCATCAACCATGGGCGGGTTGTGCTCGACGACAAAGTATCAAGCATGCGCCGTCAGTACCTGGGGGCCAAAATCCTCGATGTGAAATACCATGAGCCTCCACAACCTTTTTCATTGCCTGGGGTTACCAAGTTAAAGAGCAGCGGGTACGCGCTCAAACTGGAAATTGACACCCAACTCATTTCGATTGAGCAGGTCATGAATGAAGTTCTCAAAGCCGGATCGGTGGCTGACATTGCCATTGAAGATCCCCCGCTTGAAGAGGTCATTGCCCATATCTACAACCAGAAATGA
- a CDS encoding ABC-2 family transporter protein → MKYLWIAFTSIRSNLAYLTEVAARVIFLGVILYIFLQLWKLTFSETRAQQLGGFTLAQMLWYLAITESIILSSPRVSTEVDEDVRTGALAVQLIRPLSYPLYRLFSTLGERTVRFFLNATVATLISLVFVGPISISLSGLAMFAVSIPLAFVLDFLGMFLIGLGAFWLEDTGGLTLIYSRITMILGGLLIPIELFPDAIQPIVRILPFASMVYGPAHMFVAPGWSQLIDLIIKQSLGIAVLGTIVSFVYRLALKRISAHGG, encoded by the coding sequence ATGAAATACCTCTGGATTGCTTTTACCTCTATCCGATCAAATCTGGCTTACCTCACTGAAGTGGCGGCTCGCGTCATTTTTTTAGGGGTGATTTTGTATATCTTTTTACAGCTCTGGAAACTGACATTCTCAGAAACCCGCGCCCAGCAACTTGGCGGCTTTACACTGGCCCAAATGCTCTGGTATCTGGCAATTACAGAATCAATTATTCTCTCCAGCCCACGTGTTTCGACTGAGGTTGATGAGGATGTGCGGACCGGAGCGCTAGCCGTTCAGTTAATCCGCCCACTGTCGTATCCGCTGTACCGGCTGTTTTCAACGCTTGGGGAACGCACGGTTCGCTTTTTCCTCAATGCGACGGTCGCCACCCTGATTTCCTTGGTTTTTGTCGGACCGATTTCAATCAGCCTTTCAGGGTTGGCAATGTTTGCCGTTTCGATTCCCCTGGCATTTGTGCTCGATTTTTTGGGGATGTTTCTGATTGGCCTTGGTGCTTTCTGGCTGGAGGATACTGGCGGCCTGACACTGATTTATTCGCGGATCACCATGATTTTAGGCGGGTTGTTGATCCCGATTGAACTCTTTCCAGATGCCATCCAGCCAATTGTTCGGATCTTACCCTTCGCGAGTATGGTCTATGGCCCCGCACACATGTTTGTGGCACCAGGCTGGTCACAGTTGATTGACCTGATCATCAAACAATCACTTGGTATCGCGGTCCTGGGCACTATCGTCTCTTTTGTGTATCGGCTTGCCCTGAAACGGATTTCCGCCCACGGCGGGTAA
- a CDS encoding ABC-2 family transporter protein yields MSSLTGFLWLAVAYLKFNLRAQLAYRGAFISQVVAMFLNDIVWVTFWWLFFTRFPVLRGWDVKDVITVWAIAAAGFGISHGICGNAFSLSSLIVQGQLDVWMLYPRALLPHLLLGRTNATAWGDALFGYVIYLAIVRPDPVHFLLFFLLSISAAMVFLGFNILVGSLAFFLGNSEGLAEQLRFSLITFSTYPSVIFEGPVKVILFTAIPAMFINNLPITALRELSLFHAALSFLGGVLAVGIGGSVFYYGLRRYESGNLMNMRG; encoded by the coding sequence ATTTCGTCACTTACTGGTTTTCTTTGGCTCGCAGTCGCCTACCTGAAGTTTAATCTCAGAGCCCAACTGGCCTACCGTGGCGCCTTTATCTCACAAGTCGTGGCTATGTTTTTGAACGACATTGTGTGGGTGACCTTCTGGTGGTTGTTCTTTACCCGATTTCCAGTCCTGCGGGGCTGGGATGTCAAAGACGTCATTACCGTCTGGGCGATTGCGGCTGCGGGGTTTGGAATTTCACATGGCATCTGTGGCAATGCGTTTTCGCTTTCATCGCTGATTGTCCAGGGTCAACTTGATGTCTGGATGCTGTATCCGCGTGCGTTGCTCCCCCATCTCTTATTGGGACGCACCAATGCCACAGCCTGGGGCGATGCACTGTTTGGGTATGTCATTTATCTGGCGATAGTCCGACCAGATCCAGTTCATTTCCTGCTCTTCTTCCTGTTGAGTATTTCGGCGGCCATGGTTTTTCTCGGATTTAACATTCTGGTTGGAAGCCTCGCCTTTTTCCTTGGAAACTCAGAAGGGTTGGCTGAACAGTTGCGCTTCTCGTTAATCACCTTCAGTACCTACCCGTCAGTTATTTTTGAAGGGCCGGTCAAAGTCATTTTGTTTACCGCCATTCCAGCCATGTTTATCAATAACCTGCCCATCACTGCCTTGCGGGAGCTTTCCCTTTTTCATGCGGCTCTTTCATTTTTGGGAGGCGTGCTGGCGGTGGGGATTGGTGGATCAGTTTTTTATTATGGCCTGCGCCGGTACGAATCAGGGAATTTGATGAATATGCGTGGCTAA
- a CDS encoding SUF system NifU family Fe-S cluster assembly protein, translating to MSSYNSELYQQVILDHNKNPRNFKTLENPTCMCEGHNPLCGDQITVFINLDGPVIKEITFTGVGCAICKASASMMTAFIKGKPKDEAEVLFHEFHKMVKGELNVNSEAHHLGRLAIFSNVSHFPVRVKCASLPWHAMHSALEQKGSASTE from the coding sequence ATGTCGAGTTACAACAGCGAGTTGTACCAGCAGGTCATTCTCGATCACAACAAGAATCCCAGAAACTTTAAGACGCTTGAAAACCCGACGTGCATGTGCGAAGGGCACAACCCGCTCTGTGGTGATCAGATAACCGTCTTTATCAACCTGGATGGACCGGTGATCAAGGAAATTACTTTCACGGGCGTGGGATGTGCGATTTGCAAAGCCTCAGCCTCGATGATGACGGCTTTTATTAAGGGAAAACCCAAAGACGAAGCCGAAGTGCTGTTTCACGAATTTCACAAAATGGTCAAAGGCGAGCTGAATGTGAATTCTGAAGCGCATCATCTGGGGCGGCTGGCGATTTTTTCAAACGTCAGTCATTTTCCGGTGCGGGTCAAATGTGCCAGCCTTCCCTGGCACGCGATGCACTCGGCTTTAGAGCAAAAAGGATCTGCCTCAACCGAATGA
- a CDS encoding cysteine desulfurase produces MAVAQNSLAVAEPPTFNVEHIRADFPMLRQQVNGKPLVYLDNAATSQKPHVVIDRISRYYSEEYATVRRSIHKLSEKATIAYEHTREVAARFLNAPATRQIIYTRGTTEAINLVARGYGAKFISAGDEVLVSATEHHANIVPWQMICAEKGATLRVIPVNDQGDLILEEYEKLLTDCTRMVCVGHVSNALGTIHPIKHMIELAHAKNIPFLVDGAQAAPHMKVDVQDLDCDFYAFSGHKAVGPTGIGILYGKADLLEKMNPFLGGGDMIESVTFEKTTYAPIPHKFEAGTPAIAEVIGLGTAIDYLTGIGLDRIQAYEHELLEYGTQVLSAIPQVKIIGTAAHKAAIISFILDGVHPHDIGHFLDQEGVAIRAGHHCAQPVMKRFGVPATARASFSFYNTREEIDELAKAILKTIEVFS; encoded by the coding sequence ATGGCAGTTGCACAAAATTCTTTGGCGGTGGCTGAACCGCCTACGTTCAATGTCGAACACATTCGGGCTGATTTTCCAATGCTCAGACAGCAGGTGAATGGGAAACCGCTGGTCTATCTGGACAATGCCGCCACGAGCCAGAAACCGCACGTCGTGATTGACCGCATCAGCCGGTATTATTCGGAAGAATATGCGACTGTGCGGCGCAGCATCCATAAACTCTCTGAAAAAGCCACTATTGCCTATGAACACACGCGCGAAGTGGCCGCCCGGTTTTTAAACGCTCCAGCAACCCGGCAGATTATCTACACACGTGGCACAACCGAGGCGATCAATCTGGTGGCCCGTGGATATGGGGCGAAATTTATTTCAGCCGGTGACGAAGTTCTGGTTTCGGCCACCGAACACCACGCCAACATTGTGCCCTGGCAAATGATTTGTGCTGAAAAAGGGGCGACGCTGCGGGTGATCCCGGTCAATGACCAGGGTGACTTGATCCTGGAAGAATATGAAAAACTGCTGACTGACTGCACCCGAATGGTATGTGTCGGGCATGTTTCCAATGCGCTTGGGACGATTCACCCGATCAAACACATGATCGAACTGGCCCACGCCAAAAATATTCCATTCCTGGTGGATGGCGCTCAGGCGGCGCCGCATATGAAGGTTGATGTTCAGGACCTGGACTGTGACTTTTATGCATTTTCAGGCCATAAAGCGGTTGGTCCGACGGGCATTGGGATTTTGTATGGCAAGGCCGACCTGCTCGAAAAGATGAATCCGTTCCTGGGTGGCGGCGATATGATCGAATCGGTCACGTTTGAAAAAACGACGTATGCTCCGATTCCACATAAGTTTGAAGCTGGCACCCCTGCGATTGCCGAAGTCATCGGTCTGGGGACAGCGATTGACTATCTGACTGGAATTGGCCTGGATCGGATTCAGGCATATGAACACGAATTGTTGGAATATGGCACCCAGGTGCTATCAGCGATTCCACAGGTGAAGATAATTGGGACAGCGGCCCACAAGGCGGCGATTATTTCCTTTATTTTAGATGGCGTTCATCCACACGATATTGGCCATTTCCTTGATCAGGAAGGGGTTGCCATTCGTGCCGGTCACCATTGCGCCCAGCCGGTGATGAAACGGTTTGGCGTCCCCGCCACGGCTCGGGCTTCGTTTTCTTTCTACAATACCCGAGAGGAAATTGATGAACTGGCCAAAGCGATTCTGAAAACGATAGAGGTATTTAGCTAA
- the sufD gene encoding Fe-S cluster assembly protein SufD, with protein MTPEPSKQKHLYQSIFEAVSKAEAGTSPQWLVDLRAAGVAAFERIGFPTIRDEEWKYTNIAPVTKQAFTPGVAGHVEAVSKLIPFYPEAESSRLVFLNGRLNHELSAFPSLPAGCVVGLLADVCETHPEVVQKYFGQVVVPDRNGFTALNAALMGEAVVIYIPRGKVVETPINLFFVSDHAADFQATFPRVLIVAEQASIATVVENYLALDDESGRFGDRPYLTNAVTEIVLEDGAILEHYKVQKESLNAYHIANTRVRIQQAAVLNGYSFALGGQISRNQIDVAFTAPGGECALQGLYYVSGKQLADVHLSVDHAHPNCTSQILYKGMLDDKARGVFDGKVWVRTDAQGTNANQTNKNLLLSTSARVDTKPQLEIFADDVKCSHGATVGQLNKDEIFYLLSRGLPLEQARTMLTFAFAQEVVDRIKIESIKSGLGRAISTRIAGRG; from the coding sequence ATGACTCCTGAACCATCAAAACAAAAACATTTGTATCAAAGCATTTTTGAAGCAGTGTCAAAAGCTGAAGCCGGCACGTCACCACAATGGCTGGTTGATTTGCGTGCGGCGGGTGTGGCGGCTTTTGAACGGATTGGGTTTCCGACCATTCGGGATGAAGAGTGGAAATACACCAATATCGCACCAGTTACCAAACAGGCATTTACTCCTGGTGTTGCCGGACATGTTGAAGCCGTTTCAAAGCTCATCCCGTTTTATCCTGAAGCTGAATCCAGCCGACTGGTATTTCTCAATGGCCGGTTAAACCACGAACTCTCGGCGTTTCCATCTCTCCCAGCCGGATGTGTGGTGGGGCTGCTGGCTGACGTCTGTGAGACACACCCGGAAGTGGTGCAAAAATACTTCGGGCAGGTGGTTGTTCCAGATCGGAATGGGTTTACCGCGCTCAATGCCGCCCTGATGGGTGAGGCCGTGGTGATTTATATTCCCCGAGGCAAAGTGGTTGAGACACCAATCAATTTGTTTTTTGTCTCAGATCACGCGGCTGATTTTCAGGCGACGTTCCCACGGGTGCTCATCGTTGCTGAGCAAGCCAGTATCGCGACGGTGGTTGAAAACTACCTGGCGCTCGATGATGAATCAGGCCGGTTTGGCGACCGTCCATACCTGACCAATGCCGTCACCGAAATTGTGCTTGAGGATGGTGCCATCCTGGAGCATTACAAAGTCCAGAAAGAAAGCCTGAACGCCTATCATATTGCCAACACCAGGGTTCGCATCCAGCAGGCGGCGGTGTTGAACGGGTATTCTTTTGCGCTCGGTGGTCAGATTTCCCGCAACCAGATTGATGTCGCGTTTACGGCGCCTGGTGGTGAGTGTGCCTTGCAAGGGTTGTATTACGTGAGCGGGAAACAACTGGCAGACGTGCATTTATCGGTTGATCACGCCCATCCGAACTGCACCAGCCAGATTCTCTACAAAGGAATGCTGGACGATAAGGCACGCGGCGTGTTTGATGGGAAAGTTTGGGTCCGAACCGATGCCCAGGGAACAAACGCCAACCAGACCAATAAGAATTTGCTGCTTTCAACCAGCGCCCGCGTTGACACCAAACCGCAACTTGAAATTTTTGCCGATGACGTCAAATGCAGCCACGGTGCCACCGTCGGTCAGCTCAACAAAGACGAAATTTTCTATTTGCTCAGCCGCGGGCTTCCACTGGAACAGGCCCGAACCATGCTGACTTTTGCTTTTGCCCAGGAAGTTGTGGATCGAATCAAAATTGAATCCATCAAATCGGGACTGGGCCGGGCCATTTCAACCCGCATTGCCGGACGTGGTTAA
- the sufC gene encoding Fe-S cluster assembly ATPase SufC has protein sequence MVLEIRNLHATVNDIEILRGINLTVKPGEIHAIMGPNGSGKSTLSKVLAGHPSYVVTEGEIVFKGTNLLELAPDERAREGIFLAFQYPIELPGVSNATFLRLAYNQIRKHHGEEELDPLEFDDLLQEKLKVIEMDKSFINRSVNEGFSGGEKKRNEILQMAVLEPKLAILDETDSGLDIDALRIISNGVNKLHTDDNGIILVTHYQRLLNYITPDFVHVLYQGRIVKSGGKELALELEAKGYDWIKEEEKEFRQAAK, from the coding sequence ATTGTGTTAGAAATTCGAAATCTGCATGCCACCGTCAACGACATCGAGATTCTGCGTGGAATCAATTTGACGGTGAAGCCTGGTGAAATCCACGCAATTATGGGCCCAAACGGCTCAGGCAAAAGCACGTTGTCCAAGGTTCTGGCCGGTCATCCAAGTTATGTCGTGACCGAAGGCGAAATCGTGTTCAAAGGCACAAATTTGCTCGAACTGGCGCCTGATGAACGGGCTCGCGAAGGCATCTTCCTGGCGTTTCAGTACCCGATTGAACTTCCAGGTGTGAGCAATGCCACGTTCCTGCGACTGGCTTATAACCAGATTCGCAAACACCACGGCGAAGAAGAGCTTGACCCGTTGGAATTTGACGATTTGCTCCAGGAAAAGCTGAAAGTCATTGAAATGGACAAATCGTTTATCAACCGATCCGTCAACGAAGGCTTCTCCGGCGGTGAAAAGAAACGCAACGAGATTCTGCAAATGGCGGTTTTAGAACCCAAACTGGCCATTTTGGATGAAACGGATTCTGGCCTCGACATTGATGCCCTGCGGATTATCTCCAATGGAGTCAACAAACTCCACACAGATGACAACGGTATTATCCTGGTGACGCACTATCAGCGGTTGCTCAACTACATCACGCCTGATTTTGTGCACGTGCTGTACCAGGGCCGAATTGTGAAATCCGGCGGAAAAGAACTGGCGCTCGAACTCGAAGCCAAAGGCTATGACTGGATTAAGGAAGAAGAAAAAGAATTCCGTCAGGCCGCGAAATAG